In Drosophila teissieri strain GT53w chromosome 2R, Prin_Dtei_1.1, whole genome shotgun sequence, the following proteins share a genomic window:
- the LOC122612203 gene encoding U3 small nucleolar RNA-associated protein 25 homolog, producing MLVDPHVCAKDTSNKQFKMKQKHSKNRAKPYKKPTPARRNERFSKNYSFIQRSKQMEESHRRERMPTAPKQEYEPVAELLPEIQDDVDETGFYEQLVTGFNNIPTSDILSSKAEEEEDHVIPVPRKSKPKKEKRSVNLSADLETYNSFSKRFDFELSTDNINDLIARKDIKAIKSNWSALGNVRFDIPRLAEDFKEPDCREPKDIASSGDLQKLEVKASICGNAKLPLTALQSQLFYIANNYQDVYFPHRTHGNAEDIRYVYCLHALNHMLKVRSLILRNNEKVSALAKTQKMSPNEISIPESFRDQGLKRMKVVFVVPFRESALRIVNIIGDLLFGSQDDQARKTSIANYERFLADYSGNTIYFPKTNPKPVDYEQTFSGNTDDNFKLGIRFTKKTMSLFSDMNSSDMLIASPLGLRMLVTDKESDFDFLNSIELLIIDQAELFLAQNWENLLHSLDHLHLQPQKLPDTNCQRVRTWCLSGASSFYRQTLFFSSHELPEFRAVLNSKCNNYQGKARVSNLVEHGDIRNVLTPIQQVFRLINCSSVESTFDDRFQYFVKNIMPQFSKPGFSHCMLYVPSYFDYVRIRNHFKTEMVSFVQINEYTKKEKISRARDIFFHSGASVLLYSERAHFFRRTRIKGIRNLIMYQPPNFPHFYSEMINLMLESNQNPRDGFGDAMSVSILYTKYDLLSLSNIVGSENAVKLTSGKKDSYLFSTKT from the exons ATGTTAGTTGATCCACACGTGTGTGCGAAAGATACTAGTAACAAACAGTTTAAgatgaaacaaaaacactcGAAGAACAGGGCGAAACCCTACAAGAAACCAACTCCCGCCCGTCGAAATGAGAGATTCTCGAAGAACTACAGCTTCATCCAGAGGAGCAAGCAAATGGAGGAGTCCCACCGCAGGGAACGGATGCCCACAGCCCCGAAACAGGAATACGAGCCCGTGGCAGAGCTGCTGCCGGAGATCCAGGACGATGTGGACGAGACTGGGTTCTATGAACAGCTCGTAACTGGTTTTAATAACATACCCACAA GTGACATTCTAAGCTCAAAagcggaggaggaagaggatcACGTTATTCCCGTACCCAGGAAGAGCAAacccaaaaaggaaaagcgttCCGTTAACTTAAGTGCCGACTTGGAAACATACAATTCGTTTTCGAAACGCTTCGATTTCGAGCTGTCCACGGACAATATCAACGATTTGATTGCGAGAAAGGACATTAAAGCAATCAAAAGCAACTGGTCGGCTCTGGGCAATGTAAGGTTCGATATACCACGACTGGCTGAGGACTTTAAGGAGCCCGACTGCAGAGAGCCCAAGGACATTGCGAGTTCGGGAGATCTCCAAAAGTTGGAGGTGAAGGCGTCCATTTGTGGAAACGCCAAGCTGCCACTTACCGCCCTGCAGTCCCAACTCTTTTACATCGCCAATAACTACCAGGATGTATACTTTCCCCACCGAACACATGGTAACGCCGAGGATATTCGCTATGTATACTGTCTGCACGCCCTGAATCACATGTTGAAAGTCAGATCCCTGATATTGCGCAATAACGAAAAGGTTTCAGCGCTGGCCAAGACACAAAAAATGTCGCCCAACGAAATCTCTATACCAGAGAGCTTCAGGGACCAAGGCCTCAAGCGGATGAAGGTGGTTTTTGTAGTGCCCTTTAGGGAATCGGCTCTAAGGATTGTTAATATAATCGGAGATCTACTCTTTGGCAGTCAAGATG ATCAGGCCAGGAAAACCTCGATCGCGAACTATGAACGCTTTCTGGCAGATTACTCCGGAAATACGATTTACTTCCCGAAAACCAACCCAAAGCCGGTGGACTATGAACAGACGTTCAGTGGCAACACGGATGACAACTTCAAACTAGGTATTCGTTTTACGAAGAAAACCATGTCCCTGTTCTCCGATATGAACTCATCGGACATGTTGATCGCGTCTCCTTTGGGACTGAGAATGCTGGTTACGGACAAGGAGAGCGATTTTGACTTTTTGAACTCCATTGAACTGCTGATAATCGACCAGGCCGAATTGTTCCTGGCGCAGAACTGGGAGAACCTCCTACACTCCCTGGACCACCTTCATCTGCAGCCGCAGAAGCTGCCCGATACGAATTGCCAGAGGGTACGAACTTGGTGCCTGAGTGGAGCATCAAGTTTCTACCGGCAAACCCTGTTCTTCTCGTCCCACGAGCTGCCGGAGTTCCGAGCAGTGCTAAACAGCAAGTGCAACAACTACCAAGGAAAGGCGCGAGTCTCGAACCTCGTCGAGCACGGAGACATCAGGAACGTTCTGACCCCAATACAGCAGGTCTTCCGCCTAATCAATTGCTCCAGTGTTGAGTCGACTTTCGACGACCGCTTCCAGTACTTCGTCAAGAATATTATGCCCCAATTCAGTAAGCCCGGCTTCTCGCACTGCATGCTCTACGTGCCCAGCTACTTTGACTACGTACGGATACGCAACCATTTCAAAACCGAAATGGTCAGCTTTGTGCAGATAAATGAGTATACCAAGAAAGAAAAGATTTCCCGGGCGAGAGATATATTCTTCCACAGCGGAGCATCTGTTCTATTATACTCGGAAAGAGCACACTTTTTCCGACGCACCCGGATTAAGGGCATCCGGAACTTGATCATGTACCAGCCGCCCAATTTTCCGCACTTCTATTCCGAGATGATCAATCTGATGCTGGAGTCGAATCAGAATCCGCGCGACGGATTCGGGGACGCAATGTCCGTCAGTATCCTGTACACCAAATACGATCTACTAAGCTTAAGTAACATTGTGGGAAGCGAGAATGCTGTGAAATTGACCTCGGGCAAAAAAGATTCCTACCTCTTCTCCACCAAAACGTAA